The Juglans regia cultivar Chandler chromosome 2, Walnut 2.0, whole genome shotgun sequence genome includes a window with the following:
- the LOC108998971 gene encoding putative cyclin-B3-1, protein MARSKLIEKCGEAMKLEELPSIDDICNQLEVAEYVDEIYQYYWVTEAQNQSLANYMSVQTDITAHMRGILINWLIEVHFKFDLMQETLYLMVTLLDGFLSQATIKKNELQLVGLTALLLASKYEDFWHPRVKDLISISAESYRRDEMLAMERLILKKLKFRLNVATPYVFMLRFLKAAQSDTKLERLAFYLIELCLVQYEALKFKPSLLCASAIYVARCTLNMTPAWTPLLCKHARYEESQLRDCAEMILRFHKDAGTGQLRVTYEKYLKPDLSNVAAITTLDRLPL, encoded by the exons ATGGCAAGATCAAAG TTAATAGAGAAGTGTGGTGAAGCAATGAAGTTGGAAGAGCTACCAAGTATTGATGACATTTGCAATCAACTGGAAGTGGCTGAATATGTTGATGAGATCTATCAGTACTATTGGGTTACAGAG GCACAGAATCAGTCTTTGGCAAATTATATGTCAGTTCAGACAGACATTACAGCTCATATGCGTGGTATTCTGATAAACTGGTTAATTGAG GTACACTTCAAATTTGATTTAATGCAAGAAACTCTATATCTCATGGTGACCTTGTTAGATGGATTTCTTTCACAAGCTACCATAAAGAAGAATGAACTGCAGTTGGTTGGTCTTACTGCACTCTTGCTGGCATCAAAATATGAAGACTTCTGGCATCCCAGG GTCAAGGACTTAATTAGTATATCAGCTGAATCGTATAGAAGAGATGAAATGCTTGCAATG GAGAGGCTTATTCTTAAGAAATTGAAGTTTCGTCTTAATGTTGCTACTCCTTATGTGTTTATGTTGAGATTTCTCAAGGCTGCTCAGTCAGACACAAAG CTTGAACGCTTGGCGTTCTACCTCATTGAACTTTGCTTAGTTCAATATGAAGCTTTAAAGTTCAAGCCCTCTTTGCTATGTGCATCAGCTATCTATGTTGCAAGGTGTACCCTGAACATGACTCCAGCTTGGACCCCCTTGCTTTGCAAACATGCACGCTATGAAGAATCCCAACTCAG GGATTGTGCCGAGATGATCCTAAGATTCCATAAAGATGCTGGAACAGGACAGTTGAGAGTCACATACGAAAAATATCTGAAGCCTGATCTCAGTAATGTTGCAGCAATAACAACTTTAGATAGGCTTCCTCTTTGA
- the LOC118344652 gene encoding uncharacterized protein LOC118344652 — protein sequence MAFLLLNLSPSLLLHHKSREKSFIHPSFFPNSNPNSHSHFLPPLSLTSTASFTSLQSPPPLQDVAQDNTPPSEQDKHQKDDFYVNLGLAVRTLREDVPLLFTKDLNYDIYRDDITFSDPLNTFTGIENYKLIFWALRFHGKILFRDISLEVYRIWQPSENLILIRWNLKGVPRVPWEAKGEFQGTSRYKLDRNGKIYEHKVDNLAFNFPRTLKPAASVLDLVGACPASPNPTFLFAPVDVYSSSWVEFYRAVRETLKREGYLLSQDGLITCS from the exons ATGgcttttcttcttctcaacctctctccctctcttcttctccatcaCAAATCGAGAGAAAAATCATTCATTCACCCATCATTCTTCCCCAACTCAAATCCCAattctcattctcactttctgcctcctctctccctcacttCTACTGCTTCCTTCACCAGCCTCCAATCCCCTCCTCCACTCCAGGACGTGGCTCAGGATAACACTCCCCCCAGTGAGCAGGATAAGCACCAAAAGGACGACTTCTATGTCAACCTTGGCCTTGCTGTGCGGACGCTCCGAGAAGACGTCCCTTTGCTATTTACCAAGGACCTCAATTATGATATTTACAG GGATGATATTACATTTTCAGACCCGTTGAATACATTTACTGGTATTGAAAACTACAAATTGATCTTCTGGGCATTGAGATTTCATGGTAAAATCCTGTTCCGAGACATTTCGCTTGAGGTATATCGGATTTGGCAACCTTCAGAGAATCTGATTTTGATAAGGTGGAACTTGAAGGGTGTCCCTCGGGTTCCATGGGAGGCCAAAGGAGAATTTCAGGGCACGTCTAGGTATAAATTGGACCGAAATGGCAAAATTTACGAACACAAAGTCGACAATTTAGCGTTTAATTTCCCGCGGACGCTGAAGCCGGCAGCTTCAGTATTGGATTTGGTGGGTGCATGCCCGGCAAGCCCCAATCCGACATTTTTGTTCGCGCCGGTGGATGTTTATTCATCTTCATGGGTGGAGTTTTATCGGGCAGTAAGGGAGACATTGAAGCGGGAAGGGTACTTGCTTTCACAAGATGGTTTGATTACTTGTTCATAG